Genomic DNA from Desulfovibrio porci:
GAGGAGGAACCCTCCCACCGCCTGGACCACCTCTTTGCCGTGCGTGCCGTGCAGGACCGCACCCACGGCTTCACGGCCTTCATCCCCTGGACCTTCCAGCCCGCGCACACCCGCATCCACTGCGCCTCCCTGCCCGCGCCCGCCTATCTGCGGCTGCTGGCCGTCTCGCGCCTGGTGCTGGACAACGTGCCCAACATCCAGTCCTCCTGGGTAACCATGGGGCCGCAGGTGGCGCAACTGGCGCTCTTCTACGGAGCCAACGACTTCGGCTCCCTGATGATCGAGGAAAACGTGGTGGCCGCGGCGGGCGTGTCCTACCACCTGAGCCGCAGGGAGATCCACAAAATCATCCGCGCGGCGGGCTTCACGCCCGTGCAGCGCACCATGAACTACACGCCCGTGCAGCCGCAGCCCGAAGAATGACGGGCGGGAGAACCATTATGAGCACCCCCGGCGTCCTGCGCATGGGCCGCATCAGCTATCTGAACGTGCTGCCCATTTATCACCCCCTGGAAGCGGGCATTCTGCCCCACGACTTTGAGCTGGTTTCCGGGCCGCCCGCCCTGCTCAACGAGATGATGTCCAGGGGTGAACTGCACGTCTCGTCCTGCTCCTGCTTTGAGTACGCCCGGCGGCCCGAGCGCTACTATCTGGTGGACGACCTCTCCATCGGCTCGCGCGGCCCGGTCATGAGCGTGCTGCTGCTCTCGCGCCTGCCCGTGGAGCAACTCGGCGGGCACGAGATCCTGATCAGCGGCGAAAGCCACACCTCCGTCGCCCTGCTGCGCCTGCTTCTGCGCGACCGCTACCGGCTCGACGTGCGCTTTTCCACCGGCCCGGTCACTCCGGCCCTGCGCTCGGCCACGCCGCCCACGGCCTTTCTGGCCATCGGGGACGAAGCCCTGCGCCTGCGCAACCACCCGGACTATCCCTACCGTCTGGACCTGGCCGAGGCCTGGCGGGAATGGACGGGTCTGCCCTTTATTTTCGGGCTCTGGGTCGTCAGTCGGGAAGCGGCGGAACAGGGCCTGTTCAGCAGCGACCCCGGCGCGCTGCTGCGCCAGGGACGGGACTGGGGCCTGGCCCACATGGACGTGATTCTGGACCTCACGGGCTTGGGCTGCCCGCTCTCGCGCGAAGAACTGCGGATCTACTACCGCGACGGCCTGGTCTACAGTCTGGGCGGGGAGGAATTGCGGGGCCTGGAGCTCTTTTACAAAAAACTTGCAACTGCGGGCATGATCCCCGCCGCGCCGCCCCTGCGTTTTTTCAGCATGTAACGGACCCGAAACCGTGACGAAAAAGCCGGGAGCGTATGCTCCCGGCTTTTTCATGCTTACATCCGCATACTAGGCCTTCGGCGGCCAAGAGGGCGGAGCCCTCAGAATCCCGTTTTCGGGCCGCTTCGCGGCCGACGCGCTATTTCACCGCATTGACAATGGCCCTGGCGCTGACCTGTCCCAGCACCTTGCCGTCCGCCACCACGGCGGGCAGGCTTTTGACGCCGTAATACCGGCAGAGCTGGACCGTCTGGTACATGTTCACATTACCGGCATCATAACAATACTTGGCCACGGCCAGCTCGTCCTTGGCCGGCACGGGCGGACGCAGCTTGGTCAGGTAACCGTAATGGATGGGAAAATCCGTGGCCTTGGCCGTGGCGTCATATTCATTGGTAAAGGGTTTCACGCCGCCGGAATGTTTCTGCTCGGCCTTGACGGCGTTCCAGCGCTCCAGGGCGTAGCTCAGATAGGGCATGGCCTGACCGGGCCGGGAGTAGGAAATCCAGATGGCAAGGCCCAGCAGGTCCGTACCGTAATTCTCCCGGCTGTTGCCGAAGACCACGATCTTGCACTGCTGGGGCGAAAGGGAACGGCCGGCCTCAACCACGGCCTGCCAGACCTTTTCGCTCTGGGGCGCGGAAAAATCAAGCAACACCAGAATCTCATGGGGAGCCCTGGGGTCGCCGAAGACCACGGGATAAAGTTCCTGACGCCAGTGCGCCCGGTACGCGGCCTCGCCCTCAATGCTCTGGGTATGCGCGCCCAGCTTGCCAAGCATTTGCGCGGCTTCCGCGGACATCAAGCGGGTATTGGGCAGACGCTCGTGCAGATAGGGGTTGAAGGCATTGGCCCCGCCGCCCGGCGTTGCCGGGGAAAGGACGGCGTCCGCTCCGGCGTCGGCGGTGGGCGCGCCCCGATCAGCGGGACCGGCGGCTCCGCCGGTTTCGGCCGCGCCGCAGCCTGACAGCAGCAACCCCAGAAACATTGTGGACACAAGAAGTCCGCGCATGGTTCACCTCATTGTGTAGAACGATTATACCGACGCCCGCCCGGCCCTGCCGGGGAGCGGTTCCACAGTCTTATTTCAGCGCCGCTTCAGAGGCCGCCGCGTCAAAGGATTTCGCGGCGTCCTCCAGATGGCGCAGCCAGATCCCGGCGATTCCGGCGTATTCCGCCGTCCCCCTGAGCACGGGCACGCACTGGCGGCCGTGGGCCTCAATACGTGAGCGCCAGGAGCACTCCTGCTCCCCGGCCATGTCCTGCAACGCATGCCGCCCCACCACCGAAAGCAGGGGCATCAGCCAGACCCGCTCCGACGAAAGCCGGGGCAAAATATCCTCCAGCACCACCGCGCCGTTCATGGTGCCCACATGCACATGCGGGTCCAGGGCGCTCACGGCCCGCGCCAGATCCCCGTAGCGGGCCACCGCCGCGTGCCGGGCCCCGTGCCCCATAAGCACCACGTCCTCCTGCGGTCCGCGTTCCGGCGGCAGATGGCGGATGAGGGCCAGAGCCGCTTCGGCCACGTCCTCCGGACCGGCCAGCAGGGGCGCGCCCACATGGCAGACAAGGCCCTCCTGCGCGGCCACTTCATCCACGGCGGCGCAGACCTCGGCATGTTCCCGCCCCGGAATGGTCTGGAGGGGCTGCACCGCCACCTCGCCGAACTTCTCAAAACACAAGCGGCGCAATGCCTTGAGCACGGAATCGCTTTTCTGCCGGGCCCTGGCCAGGCGTTCACGCAGCAAGAGCGAAGTATAGGCCCAGCGCACCGGCAAACCCGGAAAACGCGCGCGCACACGGGCGTCAAAACTTTTCAGGGCGCTCTGGCCCTGGGCGCTGCTCGCGCCGAAAGCCACCAGAAGAATTGCGCGTTTCATACCGTTGTCTTGTACGTCACTTGCCCCGGCGAAGCAAGGCGAGGCCGGTCAAAGCAGGGAAAATCCCCGGCGGCGGCATCCTTTCAGATATTGACCCTGCTCCCCCAACAAGGCTACAGTGCCCGCAACATGGTCACTCCGCCTGTTCCGGCACGCCATACGGCCACGCGGGCAGGGGAGGCCGGGGAGGTTCAGATGGCTAAGGCCTTGGTTCTGGGGGGCGTTACCGGGCTTTTGGGGCAGGCGCTCACGCGCGTGCTCACGGAACGCGGCTGGCAGGTGGAAACACTGAGCCGGGCCGACGGCAATCTGCTGGAAATGTCTTTTCTTGAGGACCGCCTGGGCCAAGCGGGCGCGGATGCGGTCTTCAACGCCGTGGCCTGGACGCAGGTGGACGACGCCGAGGACCATCCCGAGGAGGCCCTGCTTATAAACCGCACCCTGCCCGACGCCTTGGCCCGCGTGCTCAAGGCTCTGGGGCGGGGCCACCTGGTGCACTTCAGCACTGATTTCGTCTTTTCCGGCCCGCATCAGCATCCCTGGCGCGAGGACGACGCTCCGAATCCGGCCAGCGTCTACGGCCGCACCAAACTGGCCGGCGAGGAAGCTGTACTCCGCGTATTGCCGGAGCGAAGTTGCGTGTTGCGTACGGCCTGGCTGTTCGGACCGGGCCGCAAAAATTTTGTAGACGTCATTCTGGCGGCCTGTCGCAAACGCGATGCCATCAGCGTGGTCCACGACCAGTTCGGTTCGCCCACCTACAGCCTGGATCTGGCCCAATGGAGCGCGGAACTGGCTGAAAAGGGCGCCACCGGCATCTGGCACGCGGTCAACAGCGGCCAGGCCAGCTGGTGTGAACTGGCCAGCGAGGCCATCGCCCTGACCGCCGGTCCCTGTCGGCTGGAACCCATCGCCAGTTCCCAATGGCCCCAGAAAGCGCAACGTCCGGTTTATTCCGTACTGGATACCGGCAAACTCAGCGAATTTCTGGGCAAAAAACCCCGTCCCTGGCCGCAGGCCCTGCGCGAATATCTGTTCAGCGAATACCTGTCCGGCACGCAGAGCGGTAAAGAAGGCATACATTGAGTTTCAGGCCCGCTTTCGGCAAACGCGCCGCGCAAGAACGGCGACTTCCCGCCCATCCGGGGGCCTTGACCGGGCTTCTGGCCGCGCTGGTCTGCTTGCTCTGGAGCCTGTGGCCCGCGCCGGTTGCGGCCCGTCCCCAGAATTTGCAGCAACTGGCCGAAATTACGAAAAAATTGACGGAAACCAGCGTCAGCTACGGGGCCATTCCCTCGCTCTACCGTCCGCGTTATGACCGCGTGCAGGACGCGGACCTGAGCATGAGCCAGAACGACGTGGTCTTTGTGGTCATGCTGCCGGGCGGCCCGCGCATTTATCCGCAACGCTTCATGGTCTGGCATCAGGTGGTCAACGAGCTCATCGACGACATGGCCTATGCCGTCACCTACTGCCCCATCACCGGCACGCTGATGGCCTACAACGCCTCCATGAACGGCCTGAACCTGATATTTGATCTCGAAGGTCGCCTGTACGACGGCAACAGCGTGCTTATTGACCGCAATTCCGGCAGTCTCTGGCTGCAGGAAACGGGCATGGCTTTCGATGGGCCGCTGCTCGGCCGGGGCATGCCCACCATCCCCGTATTCTGGACCACCTGGGGCGCGGCGCGCCGGGTCTACCCCGACGCCCCCGTGCTGGCCCAGCCGCGCGGCAGCCGCCCCTACGGACGTGACCCCTACGGGAATTATCTTAAAACGGGCACCTATTACGACAACGACATCCTGGTCTATCCCGTACAGCGCCTGGACCGGCGCTTTCCCCGCAAGACTCCCATGCTCTGCCTTGAATACGGGGAATTTCTGCTGGCCATTGATATCGCCTACGTCAAAAAAAAGGGCGCGGTGAATTTTTTTCTGGGCCCCTCCGCCCTTCTGGCCGTGCACGATCCCCGGCTTGACGTGGTGCGCGTCTATAACCGCCAGATATGGGCCGAACCCTTTCTGTTCGTAAGCCAGTACGGCCGCCTCATGGACCTCAACACGCGCAGCATCTGGGATCCGGCCACGGGCGAAGCCCTGGACGGCAACATGCGGGGCGCGTCCATGAAACAAGCTTTCGGCGGCTACTCCATGTGGTTCGCCTGGTACAGCCTGAATCCGGAAACGCTTGTCATTCCCGGTCCCGGCGAAGTGCCTGCCAAGCTGCTTTCACTCAACCCGCCCGGCGTGGACGGCCCCGCCGAAAAAGAAAACAGCGCGACTCCCCCACCGGCCTCCGCCGCGCCGGGAGAGGCCGCACCAGGGTCATAGCATGGCCGGACCGGAAACGTTGGTGGGGATTATCATGCGCGTGGTGTATGATCCCGTGAGCCGGGAACTGCGCGACACGCTGGCCCAGGATTGGGCGCGCTTTTTCAGTTTCTTCTGCCGGGCCGCCCTTGGCTGATGCTGCCCAATACGGGCGAATCCTGTCCGGAGGCCCAGAGCATGGGCGTCAACGCACTGGTGCTTTCCGGCGGCGACGATATAGGCGCGACGCCTCTCCGCGACGCCAGCGAAATCGTTCTGTTGCGCTGGACCGCGTCCCGCGACCTGCCGGTGCTCGGCGTCTGCCGGGGATTGCAAATGCTCCAACATTACTTCGGTGGCGGCCTCGACCGCCTGGATCCTGAGCGGCATGTCCGCGCCCGGCACCCTCTTGGCTGGATGGATCGAAAGAAAGAAATGGAACGCCGCGAGATCAATTCCTACCACCAACTAGGCCTCCTCCCGGATACCCTGGTCCCGGAACTGGAAACTCTGGCTCTCTGTCCCGAAGACGGCAGCGTGAAGGTTTTGCGCGCCCGCCATTTGCCCTGGCTCGGCATCATATGGCACCCGGAACGGGAAGCCGTGCCGCACCCCGAAGACCTGAAACTCTTCCGGCGGCATTCCGTATTGCGCCGCGCACCTGAGGTTGCGCCCGCAGCCGCATAGTCGGCCAAATTCTGATATGTTTTTTGCTGACACCAGGCAAATACATGCGGAGAGAGCCCTGTGCGTCAATCTTTTGGAACCAAAGCGGAAATCTTGCCCTGTCTGGCGGACCAAGGCTTCCCCGTGCCGCCCAGCTATTTCTTTGAAGCCCGTCAATGGCATGCCGACCCGCGCCAAGTGCTGCGCAGCATCCAGAATCGCTTCCCATCCGGCAGTCTGGCATATGCTCCTCGGCTTGCTGTGAGGACGGCAGTGAACATTCCCTGGCCGGAGCTTTCCAGAGCGTCCTGCATGTGTCCGCGCAAGATGCCCCGCAACTGGGCCGGGCTATTGAAGACGCCATCTCCGTCTTCCGCGACGAGCGCGACCAAGTGCTGGTGCAACCCATGGTCGGCGAAGTAAGCATGTGTGGTGTGGCTATGACCCGCGCTCTGGAGGACGGTTCTCCCTATTATGTGATCAATTACGACGACGTTTCCGGTCGCACCGACACGGTCACCAGCGGTCACGGCGTGAGCAAGACGGTTCTCGACACGTCCCATGCCGGTTTCGACCGGCAAAGCCGCCTGGACCTGGCCATGATCTACGCCCGGCTCTGCAAGCTGCTGGCCGACCAGGGACAGACCGTGGTCATCGCCACCATTTCCCTGTTCCATGAGGTTCACGCCTGGAACCGCGCCCATCTGCCGGGCTATCTGGAGGTTTTTCTGGACGTGCCCGAAAGCGCGCGGCGGAACCGTGATCCCAAAGGACTCCACGCGGCGGCGGATCAGGGCAGGATGACGCAGATGGCCGGGCGGGACACGACGATAGACCTGCCCGAAGCCCCGCACCTGACTCTGGACACGGCGAAACTTTCTGCCGAGGTCTGCCTCAGGAAGCTCCTTGAAATTCTGCACGGCGCATGACATACCGGTGGCGCATTGCCCGGCTCACGTGCTGAACGGCAGTCCGACCCTTACTTAATCCTTGGCGTGCAGACCACGCAAGCAGCGTAATACCTCGCGTGATCTTTCATTCTCCCCATTTGCCCGCATGATTTCCGCAAGGGCAAGGATTTTCCGTCTCCCGCTTCTGTCCAGATCAGCTATCTTGCGGACGGTGAGCAGGGCTGAAGCCCATTGCCCCGACATACCGTGCAGCAGGGCGCATTCCACGTTCAGGGCAGGATCTTCCCGAACTCTGTGCCGCAGAAGTCCAAGGGCGCTCTTCAGGCAGACATGGGCCTGCCGCGTATTCTGAAAACTGACGGGCACATCGTCCACATGGATGGCCAGCGGCCCTTCGGATATGAAAAATGCGGGCATGTTGCCCTGAACCGCCGCTTCCAATATTCCCCGGCATAAAAAATACGCCACGCCTTTTTCGCAACAGGAACAGAGCTTCCCCCAGAGATCCAACAGGGCGGACGCCTCCCGCACGCGTCCGTTTTCAAGCCGGAGGCAGAAGGCCAAAACATAAAAACGCTCCGGCAAAACCTCCTCGCTCCGGGCCAGCGCATCGTCAAGAAAAACGCACGCCGCTTGAGAGCGTTTAGCAGCCGTGCGCAGCAACCGCGCGGCCATTCCGGCCAGCACGATGTCGAGGGGCAGAGTCAGAGCCTTGTCTAGGGAGCGGACCAGCTCCGGCGAACCGGGCCGATAGCGGGACAGAACCTCGGCCAGCCAGACAAAAAGCGCGGCGCAATCCGAATGTCTGTCCCGCATATGCAGCAGGAGGCCGCACATCCATTCCGGAGAAGCCGCGCTCAAGGCCATTTCTATTTGTACGCGCAGGTTTTCCTTGGCGGGAAAACGGTAATAACGGCCCCAAGAGAGCAGGCAGGAACGCACGAACAATAGCGCCACACGTCCGTCCGCACCGATGAGATCGCGACTCCAAGGCATGAGCCACGGAGGATCATTGGCTTTCCATTCTCCGAACGGTTCCGCCAGAAGCCGCAACCAGTCAACGGGACGGTCATATGGGGTATCGCCCTTATTCAGCACGATCCAGTCCGGAACGGGATTGTCCTTGAGCATATCGTTAATATGCCCGCAGAGATATGCGCATGAAGCCCCAAAATGGCAAATGTCGGCATCCCGCTGGCGCCGGATTGTCTCTTCCCAGACCACCGTATGCCGTAGCGCATGCCTGACGGCATCGACAACCATGGCCCCGCTATGGGCCAAATAGGCGAGTCCTTCATGCGTCACCCCGTTGTCACCACCCTTTTCGGCGGGACACAGCCGAATGGCCGGGCGCAACGCCGTGTAAACGAAGTTTTTCCATACGGAAGAATAATCCGTAATCATAAAATCGGCTGAAGCTATATAAGTAATATTTTCATCGCCGACATCCCAGATAAAGCCCGGTTCCGCAGCAAATTCCTCCC
This window encodes:
- a CDS encoding menaquinone biosynthesis protein, which codes for MSTPGVLRMGRISYLNVLPIYHPLEAGILPHDFELVSGPPALLNEMMSRGELHVSSCSCFEYARRPERYYLVDDLSIGSRGPVMSVLLLSRLPVEQLGGHEILISGESHTSVALLRLLLRDRYRLDVRFSTGPVTPALRSATPPTAFLAIGDEALRLRNHPDYPYRLDLAEAWREWTGLPFIFGLWVVSREAAEQGLFSSDPGALLRQGRDWGLAHMDVILDLTGLGCPLSREELRIYYRDGLVYSLGGEELRGLELFYKKLATAGMIPAAPPLRFFSM
- a CDS encoding sirohydrochlorin cobaltochelatase gives rise to the protein MKRAILLVAFGASSAQGQSALKSFDARVRARFPGLPVRWAYTSLLLRERLARARQKSDSVLKALRRLCFEKFGEVAVQPLQTIPGREHAEVCAAVDEVAAQEGLVCHVGAPLLAGPEDVAEAALALIRHLPPERGPQEDVVLMGHGARHAAVARYGDLARAVSALDPHVHVGTMNGAVVLEDILPRLSSERVWLMPLLSVVGRHALQDMAGEQECSWRSRIEAHGRQCVPVLRGTAEYAGIAGIWLRHLEDAAKSFDAAASEAALK
- the rfbD gene encoding dTDP-4-dehydrorhamnose reductase — its product is MAKALVLGGVTGLLGQALTRVLTERGWQVETLSRADGNLLEMSFLEDRLGQAGADAVFNAVAWTQVDDAEDHPEEALLINRTLPDALARVLKALGRGHLVHFSTDFVFSGPHQHPWREDDAPNPASVYGRTKLAGEEAVLRVLPERSCVLRTAWLFGPGRKNFVDVILAACRKRDAISVVHDQFGSPTYSLDLAQWSAELAEKGATGIWHAVNSGQASWCELASEAIALTAGPCRLEPIASSQWPQKAQRPVYSVLDTGKLSEFLGKKPRPWPQALREYLFSEYLSGTQSGKEGIH
- a CDS encoding DUF3179 domain-containing protein, translated to MTGLLAALVCLLWSLWPAPVAARPQNLQQLAEITKKLTETSVSYGAIPSLYRPRYDRVQDADLSMSQNDVVFVVMLPGGPRIYPQRFMVWHQVVNELIDDMAYAVTYCPITGTLMAYNASMNGLNLIFDLEGRLYDGNSVLIDRNSGSLWLQETGMAFDGPLLGRGMPTIPVFWTTWGAARRVYPDAPVLAQPRGSRPYGRDPYGNYLKTGTYYDNDILVYPVQRLDRRFPRKTPMLCLEYGEFLLAIDIAYVKKKGAVNFFLGPSALLAVHDPRLDVVRVYNRQIWAEPFLFVSQYGRLMDLNTRSIWDPATGEALDGNMRGASMKQAFGGYSMWFAWYSLNPETLVIPGPGEVPAKLLSLNPPGVDGPAEKENSATPPPASAAPGEAAPGS
- a CDS encoding gamma-glutamyl-gamma-aminobutyrate hydrolase family protein (Members of this family of hydrolases with an active site Cys residue belong to MEROPS family C26.), with the translated sequence MLPNTGESCPEAQSMGVNALVLSGGDDIGATPLRDASEIVLLRWTASRDLPVLGVCRGLQMLQHYFGGGLDRLDPERHVRARHPLGWMDRKKEMERREINSYHQLGLLPDTLVPELETLALCPEDGSVKVLRARHLPWLGIIWHPEREAVPHPEDLKLFRRHSVLRRAPEVAPAAA
- a CDS encoding adenylyl-sulfate kinase encodes the protein MSAQDAPQLGRAIEDAISVFRDERDQVLVQPMVGEVSMCGVAMTRALEDGSPYYVINYDDVSGRTDTVTSGHGVSKTVLDTSHAGFDRQSRLDLAMIYARLCKLLADQGQTVVIATISLFHEVHAWNRAHLPGYLEVFLDVPESARRNRDPKGLHAAADQGRMTQMAGRDTTIDLPEAPHLTLDTAKLSAEVCLRKLLEILHGA